A genomic window from Megalobrama amblycephala isolate DHTTF-2021 linkage group LG2, ASM1881202v1, whole genome shotgun sequence includes:
- the cldn7b gene encoding claudin-7-B has translation MANKGLQLLGFTLSVLGLIGLIVGTILPQWKMSAYVGDNIITAVAMYQGLWMSCAFQSTGQIQCKVYDSILQLDGALQATRALMIVAILFTVAGLGVASMGMKCTNCGGDDKVKKSRIAMTGGIILIVAALCSIVACGWFTHQIVRDFYNPFTPVNTKYEFGAAIFIAWAGAFLDVMGGGMLAATCPKGKPSPKYPKSSRPPSSSREYV, from the exons ATGGCAAATAAAGGACTGCAGCTCCTGGGATTTACTCTATCGGTTCTGGGTTTGATTGGGCTCATTGTTGGCACTATCTTGCCTCAATGGAAGATGTCTGCCTACGTTGGAGATAATATAATCACAGCGGTGGCGATGTATCAAGGCCTTTGGATGTCGTGCGCATTTCAGAGCACCGGACAAATCCAGTGCAAGGTGTACGACTCCATCCTACAACTCGATG GTGCTCTCCAGGCAACTCGTGCCCTGATGATTGTAGCAATCCTTTTCACAGTAGCGGGACTGGGTGTGGCCAGCATGGGCATGAAGTGCACTAACTGTGGTGGTGATGACAAGGTCAAAAAGTCCCGCATTGCAATGACAGGCGGTATAATCCTCATTGTTGCAG CCCTTTGTAGTATTGTTGCCTGTGGCTGGTTTACACATCAAATCGTCCGGGATTTCTACAACCCCTTCACACCTGTCAATACAAA GTATGAGTTTGGTGCAGCCATTTTCATTGCCTGGGCAGGTGCATTCCTAGACGTAATGGGTGGAGGCATGTTGGCCGCCACGTGCCCAAAGGGTAAACCATCTCCCAAGTACCCCAAGTCCTCCAGACCACCCAGCAGCAGCAGGGAGTACGTTTGA